CCCCAAATCCATTCATGTCAAGGAACACAGCGTGAATCGGGTCTGGGGAGCGGTAAAACACCGTCGCAACAAGAACCTGAATCAGGGAAGACAACCAGAGCAGGGGGAGCATTACCGTGTCTGCCCTCCTGTCATCGAGCACGAAGCATACAACCCCGAGATAGGCGAGCGCTATTGAAGAGAGTACGAGCGCAATCATGGCCCACACCCCATCATGTCTTCAACTTTCCTGATGAACTCCTCCCTCCTGACGGCAGCCTCCTTCAGCTTCATCCCCACTATCTCCTCCTCGGTGGCTAGAATCAGCGCATCCATTGGGCAGGTCTCAACGCAGGCTGGAAGCTTGCCCTCCGCCCTCCGGTTGGCGCAGAGGTCGCACTTCACCATGACCTTGAGGCGTTCGTCAAAACGCGGTGTTCCAAAGGGACAGGCAATAGAACACAGCATGCAGCCAATGCATTCATGGTATTTAACGCGAACGGCCCCGTCCTCGTCTCTGTAAAGCGCCCTCGCTGGACAGATGAGCATGCAGGGGGCATTCTCACAGTGACGGCAGTTGAAGGACATCATCATTAGTTCGGACGTCTGCACGATGGATATGTTCGGCTTCCCGCTGTGCTCCCTCGCGCAGGCCGCCTCGCAGGAGCCGCAACCTATGCACCTCCTGAAGTCAATGAACACCTTCTTCACATTTCATCCCTCCGAATCCTGCAGGGGCAGGCCTTGGATACCAAAAAGTTCCTAAGGGGCCCTAACGACAATGCGGCCCGCACAAGGTCCCAGTGCACCACAACGACTCCCTTAAGCGTGCGGTTTGAGATTTTAGCCCTTACAACTATCTTGTTGTCCCCGACTTCAATCGCAATCTTGTCGCCGCTTGAAACGCCGAGGCGCGATGCATCCTCGGGGCTTATGAGGGCGGTATCAGTCTCCCCCATTCTCCCGGCCAGTAAACCAGGCATAAATCGACCGGAATGCCCCCGAATGAGAAGTATCTCCCCTTCAGGAGGCCTGGATGGAATTACGGAGGCAAACCTTCGCTTTGCCCCGGGAGGTCTTTCGAGTAAAACACCTTCTGGAATCCCCACTAGCTTCCTCGGCCCAGGATATTCCGGAATAAGAAGGCTTATCTCCCTAAGCACCTCTTCGGGAAAGGTATAACCGAAGCTTGGGAGGTTCATGGCCTTTCCAATCTCCCCAAGAATCGAAACCGCACCCCGCGCTTCACCGGGAGGTCTTTTGGCTTTTCCACACCACAGAACCCTTCGTTCGAAGTTCGTCGTCGAGCCGCCTTCCTCGTAGAGAAGAGCACTTGGAAGGATTATATCGGCAAACTTGGCCGTCTCGGTCATAAACGAGTCCTGCAGAATAACGAATTCCGCGTTCCTCAGGGTATCGATGGCACCCGGGATATGGCGGGTTAAATCCGCCCCGAGGATGTAGAACACATCAATACCGCCATTCAACATTTCAGCA
Above is a window of Thermococcus celericrescens DNA encoding:
- a CDS encoding 4Fe-4S dicluster domain-containing protein, giving the protein MKKVFIDFRRCIGCGSCEAACAREHSGKPNISIVQTSELMMMSFNCRHCENAPCMLICPARALYRDEDGAVRVKYHECIGCMLCSIACPFGTPRFDERLKVMVKCDLCANRRAEGKLPACVETCPMDALILATEEEIVGMKLKEAAVRREEFIRKVEDMMGCGP